The following coding sequences lie in one Pectobacterium sp. A5351 genomic window:
- a CDS encoding MipA/OmpV family protein — protein sequence MNITKMILSTCLSTAALSSMAFGAMAEDAPASFWGDHTEVTVGVVAQNAPRYMGSKYRQTTALPVLTVQRGALYADVSRGIGWQYQSPSGFYFDNAVGYDMGRDDKNSQWRSGSSRLKGMGKIKGSVITTVTAGYQFAPWLALEASGELALSETKRGNQYRVGAKSTVWQSTTKDDVLALSADMLIGDARYNQTYYGVTQQQSRRSGFAAYRADKGIYGYTLGASWTHQFSPAWSTNVAVTSTWLTDKVADSQVVERRSNTGATLAVLYSF from the coding sequence GTGAACATAACAAAAATGATTTTATCCACCTGCCTGTCTACCGCCGCGCTGTCCAGCATGGCATTTGGTGCAATGGCGGAAGATGCTCCCGCCTCATTTTGGGGCGATCATACTGAGGTTACCGTCGGTGTCGTTGCGCAGAACGCGCCGCGTTACATGGGGAGCAAATATCGTCAAACCACTGCGCTGCCCGTTCTGACCGTGCAGCGTGGTGCACTTTATGCGGATGTTTCGCGCGGTATCGGCTGGCAATACCAGTCTCCTTCGGGTTTTTATTTTGATAACGCGGTGGGGTACGATATGGGAAGAGATGACAAAAACAGCCAATGGCGTTCTGGGTCTAGCCGATTGAAAGGAATGGGAAAAATAAAGGGTTCGGTGATTACCACTGTCACGGCGGGGTATCAGTTTGCCCCGTGGCTGGCGCTGGAAGCGAGCGGCGAGTTGGCGCTGAGTGAGACAAAAAGGGGAAATCAATATCGCGTCGGGGCAAAGAGCACGGTGTGGCAATCGACGACAAAGGATGACGTGCTGGCGCTGTCGGCGGATATGCTGATAGGGGATGCCCGCTATAACCAAACCTATTACGGTGTGACGCAGCAGCAGAGTCGTCGTTCTGGCTTTGCCGCTTATCGTGCTGATAAAGGCATCTACGGCTATACGCTAGGGGCGAGCTGGACGCATCAATTTAGCCCCGCGTGGTCAACTAACGTGGCGGTGACCTCAACCTGGCTCACCGACAAGGTGGCGGATAGTCAGGTGGTGGAGCGGCGAAGCAATACCGGCGCAACCCTGGCCGTTCTGTATTCATTTTGA
- a CDS encoding response regulator, which yields MAEKRVLIIEDDLDAASVLEAYLRRDSYQVSIASDGQRGLHMALTSKPDLILLDVMLPKMNGSEVLSALRQRSNIPVIMVSAIGDEPERIGALRYGADDYVVKPYNPQEVVARVQAVLRRTGYTVREDAILTFENLSVDPTSVTASIAVSPSESVVLDLTPTEFNILVTLLKAPNRAFTRGELLEACLPESEALERVVDTHVHNLRKKLNQHNIINVLVTVRSVGYRFR from the coding sequence ATGGCGGAAAAACGGGTATTGATTATTGAAGACGATCTGGATGCTGCCAGCGTGCTTGAAGCCTATCTGCGGCGTGATAGCTATCAGGTTTCTATCGCGTCTGACGGACAGCGGGGTCTGCACATGGCACTGACCAGCAAACCCGATTTGATTCTGCTGGATGTAATGCTGCCGAAAATGAACGGTTCCGAGGTGCTGTCCGCCCTACGGCAGCGCAGTAACATTCCAGTGATTATGGTTTCTGCTATCGGTGACGAACCGGAAAGGATCGGCGCACTGCGTTACGGTGCGGACGATTATGTCGTCAAGCCTTATAATCCGCAGGAGGTGGTGGCGCGGGTACAGGCCGTGCTACGACGAACGGGCTATACGGTCCGCGAAGACGCCATCCTGACATTCGAAAATCTCTCGGTTGACCCGACCTCCGTGACGGCCAGCATTGCCGTTTCGCCCTCAGAATCCGTCGTTCTCGACCTGACGCCAACCGAATTCAATATTCTGGTGACGCTGCTCAAAGCGCCGAACCGCGCCTTCACCCGTGGAGAATTGCTTGAAGCCTGTCTACCAGAAAGCGAGGCGCTGGAACGTGTAGTCGATACCCATGTCCACAATCTCAGGAAAAAACTCAACCAGCACAACATCATCAATGTGCTCGTCACCGTGCGTTCCGTCGGCTATCGATTCCGGTGA
- a CDS encoding sensor histidine kinase: MKKSIFLSEKMSLWRWLCFHIISLLLAAVVIISSLMWLRFAVNNLYVKQQMPVEVQTEFQQLSERKDYANPRYQQIINQYYGPDFFVPNIASRDWLILAIMVIITLPTMVIVVLWRARPLSQQFSNIASAARDVAQGKFDTRTQRVEQAPMELITLADDFNNMTAQLERYERELRESSAALAHELRTPLNAAMGRVQGMIDDVFPRDKSQLTMVIKQLEQLNHVIQDLHFLSLARAGQLQLVHTPFYFDELITERLTWYRPQLEQAGFQTQVDIEQSDFCLADRERLGQVFSILIENTLSYASDGRYLAIDVHETSLRENVPCWQITVADRGPGIEHESLPLLFDRFWRAEHSRGRHSGGSGLGLSIASAIITAHGGTIKAESHPKSHGERGENGGLIIIMTLPRTA, translated from the coding sequence ATGAAAAAATCGATCTTTCTGTCAGAAAAAATGTCGCTGTGGCGCTGGCTGTGTTTCCACATCATTTCTCTGCTGCTTGCCGCCGTCGTTATCATATCAAGCCTGATGTGGCTACGTTTCGCCGTCAACAACCTCTACGTTAAACAGCAAATGCCCGTAGAAGTGCAAACCGAATTTCAGCAATTAAGCGAACGGAAAGACTACGCGAACCCACGCTATCAGCAAATTATCAATCAGTATTACGGCCCGGATTTCTTCGTGCCCAATATTGCCAGCAGAGACTGGTTGATACTTGCCATCATGGTGATCATCACCTTGCCCACAATGGTGATAGTAGTGTTGTGGCGAGCGCGTCCGCTGTCGCAGCAATTTTCCAATATCGCCAGCGCAGCACGCGACGTGGCACAGGGAAAGTTCGATACCCGCACCCAGCGCGTCGAGCAGGCACCGATGGAGCTTATCACGCTGGCGGACGATTTTAATAACATGACGGCACAGCTCGAACGCTATGAACGGGAACTGCGCGAATCCAGCGCGGCGTTGGCTCACGAACTGCGTACACCGTTAAATGCGGCAATGGGCCGCGTTCAAGGCATGATTGATGATGTCTTCCCGCGGGATAAATCACAACTGACGATGGTCATTAAACAGCTCGAACAGCTCAATCACGTGATTCAGGATCTGCACTTCCTATCACTCGCCAGAGCCGGACAGTTGCAACTGGTTCACACCCCTTTTTACTTCGACGAACTCATTACAGAGCGGCTAACGTGGTATCGACCCCAGCTAGAGCAAGCCGGATTTCAGACCCAGGTTGATATCGAACAGAGCGACTTTTGCCTTGCCGACCGCGAACGGTTAGGACAGGTATTCTCTATCTTGATCGAGAATACCTTAAGCTACGCCAGCGACGGCCGCTATCTGGCGATTGATGTACACGAAACGAGCCTGCGAGAAAACGTCCCGTGCTGGCAGATTACCGTTGCCGATCGCGGTCCAGGGATTGAGCACGAATCGCTACCTCTGCTTTTCGACCGCTTCTGGCGTGCCGAGCATTCACGCGGAAGACACTCTGGCGGCAGCGGGCTGGGGCTCTCCATCGCGTCGGCCATTATCACCGCGCATGGCGGTACCATTAAGGCTGAATCTCATCCGAAAAGTCATGGGGAACGCGGCGAGAATGGCGGACTGATTATCATCATGACCCTGCCACGTACGGCATGA
- a CDS encoding transporter substrate-binding domain-containing protein: MKRSLHQVVMAITLISAAFFSQATETQISTWQHIKQTGELRIGVAQGEPWYFKNPSTGEWDGIGYNIGKELAKDLGVKLVTVETTWGNAIAALQTGQIDTMLVLDPTEERKKAVDFPEQPFFWYAQGVLIRDGITVTNWDDLNREDVKIGVTLGSSPDLILTKRLPKAQLVRFPNMDEGVAAFYAGRVDALSYFHPALALQQAKVGKGNLILPKPIIEVSTSGAIRKEDDQTFHNFLNDEFAKLYQSGKTQHYYEQALKLRGVDVSKVPSVIKEDWK, encoded by the coding sequence ATGAAACGTTCTCTTCACCAGGTAGTCATGGCAATAACGCTGATTAGCGCGGCCTTCTTTAGTCAGGCTACGGAAACGCAAATCTCAACCTGGCAACACATCAAACAGACCGGTGAGTTACGTATCGGCGTGGCACAGGGTGAGCCGTGGTATTTTAAAAACCCGTCAACCGGAGAATGGGATGGCATCGGCTATAACATCGGCAAAGAACTGGCAAAAGACCTTGGGGTAAAACTGGTGACGGTGGAAACCACATGGGGCAATGCCATTGCCGCCTTACAAACCGGCCAGATCGATACCATGCTGGTGCTCGACCCAACGGAAGAGCGGAAAAAAGCGGTCGATTTTCCTGAGCAACCTTTCTTTTGGTATGCGCAAGGCGTGTTGATTCGCGATGGCATTACGGTGACCAACTGGGACGACCTCAATCGGGAAGATGTTAAAATCGGCGTCACGCTGGGTTCCAGCCCAGACCTGATTCTGACCAAACGTCTGCCAAAGGCCCAACTGGTACGCTTCCCAAATATGGATGAAGGCGTCGCCGCGTTTTATGCAGGCCGCGTCGATGCACTGTCTTACTTCCATCCTGCGCTGGCGCTGCAACAGGCTAAAGTCGGCAAAGGCAATCTGATTCTGCCGAAACCGATTATCGAAGTCAGCACCAGCGGAGCCATCCGTAAAGAGGACGATCAGACTTTCCATAACTTCCTGAATGACGAGTTTGCCAAACTGTATCAATCCGGCAAGACGCAGCACTACTATGAACAGGCTCTCAAGCTACGCGGCGTGGACGTCAGCAAAGTGCCGTCGGTCATTAAAGAAGACTGGAAATAA
- a CDS encoding MmgE/PrpD family protein: protein MTHSAVLPLTLRLATFSHRLTIQDVPAALRRKIALHFIDSLGCGIAGANSQVVRDCARVTRLHYAAGNRPVLDGGAPLAAIGAAFLNAAAINALDYDDGYEVAGRGMGHPGASLVAAALAAVGSEPIDGGALICALAAAYEINGRIIQSQQPSPARFQQVYGVCQHESIGAAVAYGLLTGCDAAGLENAIGLAASLTPLPSLHKYNWQQRPLVSFKDYNAPAAESGVRGVELHRGGIIGPRDVLSGEQGFWRMMGSDRFDEAALLTGLGEEWAIQHASFKAYPACRWIHTALESFEGVQHELALSPQDIDVVRVKGSQRLAADFMDTRPQNATDAQFSLPFALACLAYRIPRHRWSADDTLTNPELLALADKVHVEVSPELDQLMAQARRPVLQVDVVTRGKVVSGERIAFPLGCAEHPLAESRIMDKFAENLSSRFVPATVAEATAALSDLEQCQDVAALLTPLMQMA, encoded by the coding sequence ATGACTCACTCTGCCGTATTACCGCTGACGCTGCGTCTGGCGACCTTTTCTCATCGGTTGACGATTCAGGACGTTCCCGCCGCGTTAAGACGAAAAATCGCGCTGCATTTTATCGACAGTCTGGGCTGTGGCATTGCAGGCGCAAACAGTCAGGTGGTGCGGGACTGCGCACGTGTCACCCGACTGCACTACGCCGCAGGTAACCGTCCAGTATTGGATGGCGGTGCGCCGCTGGCGGCCATCGGCGCGGCGTTTTTGAATGCGGCGGCGATCAATGCGCTGGATTACGATGATGGCTATGAGGTTGCCGGACGCGGTATGGGGCACCCCGGTGCCTCGTTGGTTGCCGCCGCGCTGGCAGCAGTTGGCTCGGAGCCGATCGACGGCGGTGCGCTGATTTGCGCGCTGGCGGCGGCGTATGAAATCAATGGCCGGATCATTCAGTCTCAACAGCCGAGTCCGGCGCGTTTCCAGCAGGTTTATGGCGTATGCCAGCATGAATCCATCGGCGCGGCGGTAGCCTACGGATTACTGACGGGGTGTGATGCGGCAGGATTAGAGAACGCCATCGGTCTGGCAGCGTCGCTGACGCCGTTGCCCAGCCTGCACAAATACAATTGGCAGCAGCGGCCGCTGGTGTCTTTCAAAGATTACAACGCCCCAGCGGCAGAATCCGGCGTCCGTGGGGTAGAGCTGCATCGCGGTGGGATTATCGGCCCAAGAGATGTGCTGTCCGGCGAGCAAGGGTTCTGGCGCATGATGGGATCTGACCGCTTTGATGAAGCGGCATTGCTGACTGGATTAGGAGAGGAGTGGGCCATCCAGCACGCCAGCTTCAAAGCGTATCCGGCTTGTCGCTGGATACATACCGCACTGGAATCCTTCGAGGGCGTACAGCATGAGCTGGCGCTGTCACCGCAGGATATTGACGTTGTTCGGGTAAAAGGAAGCCAGAGGCTGGCCGCTGACTTTATGGATACGCGACCGCAAAATGCAACGGACGCGCAGTTCAGCCTGCCGTTTGCGCTGGCGTGTCTGGCCTACCGGATTCCGCGCCATCGCTGGAGTGCGGATGACACCTTAACCAATCCAGAACTTCTGGCGCTGGCCGATAAGGTTCACGTTGAGGTTTCTCCTGAACTCGACCAACTTATGGCGCAGGCACGTCGGCCAGTGTTGCAGGTTGATGTTGTCACGCGGGGAAAGGTAGTGAGCGGTGAGCGCATTGCGTTTCCGCTGGGGTGCGCAGAACACCCGCTAGCGGAAAGCCGTATTATGGATAAATTTGCGGAGAATCTCTCGTCCCGATTTGTCCCAGCAACGGTTGCGGAGGCAACGGCGGCGTTATCCGACCTTGAGCAATGTCAGGATGTCGCCGCGCTGCTGACCCCGCTAATGCAGATGGCCTGA
- a CDS encoding amino acid ABC transporter permease, with translation MSYQWDFSAIWPYHQLLLEGLWGTIKIGVTSILIGMLAGMVLAAMKMSPRRLLRLPAAMLIGFYRNTPALVHFFWIYYALPVITPLTFSPFTAAVIALSAQSGAFYAEVYRGAISSIHAGQWEGAKALGMPKSTALRRVILPQALRRMIPPFIERSFELIKSTSLASSLAYSELLYQAMQINSQTYRPLEVYSLVAVMYFTLLLLISLFSQHIEKRLSLADRRLA, from the coding sequence ATGTCGTATCAGTGGGATTTTTCCGCCATCTGGCCCTATCACCAGCTGCTGCTGGAGGGGCTATGGGGAACGATAAAGATCGGTGTTACCAGCATCCTGATCGGTATGCTAGCAGGCATGGTGCTCGCCGCGATGAAAATGTCGCCCCGGCGGCTCTTGCGTTTGCCCGCCGCGATGTTGATTGGTTTTTATCGTAATACACCCGCGCTGGTGCATTTTTTCTGGATTTACTACGCCCTGCCCGTCATTACGCCCTTAACCTTTTCGCCTTTTACTGCCGCTGTGATCGCGCTGTCTGCACAGTCCGGCGCATTCTATGCCGAGGTCTACCGTGGTGCGATTTCCTCCATTCACGCCGGGCAATGGGAAGGTGCCAAAGCGCTGGGCATGCCGAAATCGACGGCGCTACGTCGGGTTATTCTCCCACAAGCATTACGTCGAATGATCCCGCCCTTTATTGAGCGCTCGTTTGAACTCATCAAATCTACGTCGCTGGCGTCATCTCTGGCCTACAGCGAGCTGCTTTATCAGGCCATGCAGATCAACAGCCAAACCTACCGACCGCTGGAAGTCTACAGTTTGGTGGCGGTGATGTATTTCACCCTGCTGCTGCTGATTAGCCTGTTTAGTCAACATATTGAGAAACGGCTGTCGCTGGCAGACCGTCGGCTCGCGTAA
- a CDS encoding amino acid ABC transporter permease: protein MHYQWDFSLVWQNLPVLLKGLGVTLELWLLAGVLGTTLGLVFGLFRVFGKRWLSLPARIFVEIFRNTPVLIQLIWFYYAFPVLVGVQFSTFAAAALALTLYSAAYCTEIFRAGLQSIDHGQWEGAKALGMRQAVILRRVVLPQVLRNMLPALTNRMIELAKVTSLASILAVNELMYQGRLLSSTYYRPLEILTVVALLYFVLIWPGSYLAARLERRFRSTP, encoded by the coding sequence ATGCACTATCAATGGGATTTCTCGCTGGTCTGGCAAAATCTTCCCGTATTGCTGAAAGGCCTTGGCGTCACGCTCGAACTTTGGCTGCTGGCGGGGGTACTGGGTACGACGCTGGGGCTGGTTTTCGGTCTGTTTCGCGTGTTTGGCAAACGCTGGCTGTCGCTCCCTGCCAGGATCTTTGTCGAAATCTTCCGCAACACGCCAGTGCTAATTCAGTTGATCTGGTTTTATTACGCCTTCCCGGTTCTGGTCGGTGTGCAGTTCAGCACCTTTGCCGCCGCCGCACTGGCGCTGACGCTCTATAGCGCCGCCTACTGTACGGAGATTTTCCGCGCGGGGCTGCAATCCATCGACCACGGGCAGTGGGAAGGGGCGAAAGCGCTGGGCATGCGGCAGGCGGTGATCCTGCGGCGCGTGGTGCTGCCGCAGGTGTTACGCAACATGCTACCCGCCCTCACCAACCGGATGATCGAGCTGGCTAAGGTCACCTCGCTGGCCTCGATACTGGCCGTCAACGAACTGATGTACCAAGGGCGGCTGCTGAGCAGCACCTATTATCGTCCGCTGGAAATTCTGACGGTGGTGGCGCTGCTCTATTTCGTTTTGATCTGGCCGGGGAGCTACCTTGCCGCACGGCTTGAGCGTCGTTTCCGTTCCACCCCCTAG
- a CDS encoding amino acid ABC transporter ATP-binding protein: MSEDIVLRIRGIHKRFGAVEVLKGIDLDVRRGEKIAIIGGSGSGKSTLLRCLNFMEIPSAGTIELDGVVLGKTNAQGQRDYPEKQLCAVRERVGMVFQQFNLFPHMTVLENVREALVSVKKMPRHDADAIAKTQLEKVGLSNKQDARPANLSGGQQQRVAIARALAMSPEIMLFDEPTSSLDPELVGEVLHTIRELADEGRTLLLVTHELGFAYHFADRVIFIENGVIHEMGSAEQVLKNPQQPRTQAFLARFAERAF; encoded by the coding sequence TTGAGTGAAGATATCGTTCTGCGCATTCGCGGAATCCATAAGCGCTTCGGGGCCGTTGAGGTATTGAAAGGGATCGATCTGGATGTGCGACGCGGTGAAAAAATTGCCATCATCGGCGGCAGCGGGTCGGGAAAAAGCACCCTGCTGCGCTGCCTGAATTTCATGGAGATCCCCAGCGCGGGTACCATCGAACTGGATGGCGTCGTGTTGGGAAAAACCAATGCACAAGGCCAACGCGACTATCCGGAAAAGCAACTATGCGCCGTGCGTGAACGCGTCGGCATGGTCTTTCAGCAGTTCAATCTGTTCCCCCATATGACCGTGTTGGAAAATGTGCGTGAAGCGCTGGTGTCGGTGAAAAAAATGCCGCGCCATGATGCGGATGCCATCGCCAAAACCCAGTTGGAAAAGGTTGGATTGAGCAACAAGCAAGACGCACGTCCCGCCAACCTGTCTGGCGGCCAGCAGCAGCGCGTGGCAATTGCCCGTGCGCTGGCCATGTCGCCGGAGATCATGCTGTTTGATGAACCGACCTCATCACTGGACCCAGAGCTAGTGGGGGAAGTGCTGCACACCATCCGTGAATTAGCGGACGAAGGTCGCACATTGCTGCTGGTCACCCATGAACTGGGATTCGCCTACCACTTCGCCGACCGCGTCATCTTTATCGAGAATGGCGTGATCCATGAAATGGGCAGCGCCGAACAAGTGCTGAAAAATCCACAGCAACCACGTACACAGGCCTTTCTTGCCCGCTTTGCCGAGCGGGCCTTTTAA
- a CDS encoding aminotransferase class IV, which yields MQPTLSSQSSQAYLQDPRNNDVQVYVNGEFVHRDNAVVSIFDSGYVCGDGVWEGLRLVNSRLIALDAHLDRLFDGAAAIQLDIGHSREALIDILYKTLAVNGMTDGAHIRLMITRGKKHTPNQDPRFIIGGATIVCVAEYKVVDTAAKKRGLTLFTSTYRTSTPDVFDLRLNSHSRLNLIQALLQALQAGADEALMLDPHGFVASCNSTNFFIVRRGELWTSSGRYCFNGMTRQTIIALAQANGLKVKAQDFTLAEALTADEAFVTGTLAGITPVKALDGRPFNPEHRPVTEQLSRWYEAYLHAQ from the coding sequence ATGCAACCCACGTTATCCAGCCAAAGCAGTCAGGCCTATTTGCAGGATCCGCGTAATAACGACGTACAGGTGTATGTGAATGGGGAATTTGTTCATCGCGATAACGCGGTGGTGTCGATCTTTGATTCCGGGTACGTGTGCGGTGACGGCGTATGGGAAGGATTACGTTTGGTTAACAGCCGCCTGATCGCGCTGGATGCCCATCTGGATCGCCTGTTCGACGGTGCCGCCGCAATCCAACTGGATATCGGCCACAGTCGGGAGGCGCTGATCGATATTCTCTACAAAACGCTCGCCGTCAACGGCATGACCGATGGCGCGCATATTCGCCTGATGATTACCCGAGGGAAAAAACATACGCCGAATCAGGATCCCCGCTTTATTATCGGCGGCGCAACCATCGTGTGCGTGGCAGAGTATAAGGTCGTCGATACGGCGGCGAAAAAGCGCGGGCTGACGCTGTTTACCTCCACCTATCGCACCAGCACACCAGACGTCTTCGATCTGCGGCTGAACTCACACAGTCGTCTCAATCTTATTCAGGCGCTGCTACAGGCCTTGCAGGCCGGTGCCGATGAAGCGCTGATGCTGGATCCGCACGGTTTTGTCGCCAGTTGTAACTCCACCAATTTTTTTATCGTCCGCCGCGGTGAACTGTGGACGTCGTCAGGACGCTACTGCTTCAACGGCATGACTCGCCAGACCATTATCGCTCTCGCGCAGGCTAACGGGCTGAAGGTCAAGGCTCAGGATTTTACGCTGGCAGAAGCGCTCACCGCCGATGAAGCCTTTGTCACCGGCACGCTGGCGGGCATCACCCCGGTAAAAGCACTGGACGGTCGCCCATTTAACCCCGAACACCGCCCCGTTACCGAACAGCTCAGCCGCTGGTATGAGGCGTATTTACACGCGCAGTAA
- a CDS encoding isocitrate lyase/PEP mutase family protein, which produces MSNKSRAFRLLHESGNTFVIPNPWDIGTVRILERMGFTALATTSAGLAFSLGMTEGQVPWQQTIHHCRSIVAATTLPVSADLEKGIGDSPDSAAETIRIAVDAGLAGCSLEDHTGRPEEPIFDLSLAVERMSAAVESRDACDPHFVITARAENFMWGHQDLDETILRLQAFEKAGADVLYAPGIHDLSMIHTLCQSVKKPVNVVMACPEMFTVLKRFHRLAFGA; this is translated from the coding sequence ATGAGCAACAAAAGTAGAGCCTTTCGCCTGCTTCACGAATCCGGGAATACCTTTGTCATTCCTAATCCATGGGACATTGGCACGGTCAGAATACTTGAAAGAATGGGTTTTACGGCTCTCGCCACAACCAGTGCCGGCCTCGCTTTTTCTCTCGGAATGACTGAAGGTCAGGTCCCCTGGCAACAGACAATTCATCATTGCCGGAGCATCGTGGCAGCGACCACACTACCCGTGTCAGCCGATCTTGAGAAAGGAATCGGTGACAGCCCAGATAGCGCCGCTGAAACCATTAGGATTGCCGTTGACGCCGGGCTTGCAGGCTGTTCTCTTGAGGATCATACTGGCCGACCAGAAGAACCTATCTTCGATTTAAGTCTCGCGGTCGAAAGAATGTCGGCAGCGGTTGAATCGCGTGATGCATGTGATCCACATTTCGTTATTACGGCGCGGGCTGAAAATTTCATGTGGGGTCATCAGGATCTTGATGAAACGATCCTAAGACTTCAGGCTTTCGAAAAAGCAGGTGCAGATGTTCTCTATGCCCCCGGCATTCACGATCTCTCGATGATCCACACCCTCTGCCAGTCGGTTAAAAAACCTGTCAATGTTGTAATGGCTTGCCCGGAAATGTTTACAGTGTTGAAGCGCTTTCACAGGCTGGCGTTCGGCGCATAA
- a CDS encoding cystathionine beta-synthase, producing MKRAESVLDFIGHTPLLELTQFDTGPCRLFVKLENQNPGGSIKDRVALSMIENAEQRGWLKPGGTIVEATAGNTGLGLALVAALKGYRLILVVPDKMSREKIFHLRALGAEVRLTRSDVAKGHPDYYQDSARRLAEETPNAYYIDQFNNLANLEAHYRTTGPELWQQMEEQVDAIAVGVGSGGTLGGLNRYFAELSPQTAFILADPSGSILADYLQRGEYGEAGSWLVEGIGEDFVPALADFTQVTHAYAIDDAESFHTARELLRKEGVLAGSSSGTLLAAALRYCRAQTEPKRVVTFVCDSGNKYLSKMFNDYWMIEKGLITRPPHGDLRDLITYRHDEGATVSVSPDDTLSVVHARMRLYDISQLPVLDNDRVVGVIDEWDLLNSLKNDTQHFSLTAREAMSDQVETLPKEASPDQLLAIFDRGFVAVILDGERFLGLITRTDVLNHWRQMLR from the coding sequence ATGAAACGTGCTGAATCCGTTCTCGACTTCATCGGCCACACGCCGCTACTGGAGCTAACCCAGTTTGATACCGGCCCCTGCCGACTATTCGTCAAACTGGAGAATCAGAACCCCGGCGGCTCAATTAAAGACCGAGTGGCGCTGTCCATGATCGAAAATGCCGAGCAGCGGGGCTGGCTGAAACCGGGCGGCACCATCGTTGAAGCCACCGCAGGCAATACCGGACTTGGTCTGGCGCTGGTTGCCGCGCTGAAGGGCTATCGCCTGATTCTGGTGGTGCCGGACAAGATGAGCCGCGAGAAAATCTTTCACCTGCGGGCGCTCGGTGCCGAAGTGCGACTCACGCGCTCTGACGTCGCCAAAGGTCACCCTGACTATTATCAGGACTCTGCCCGTCGACTGGCAGAGGAAACGCCCAATGCGTACTACATCGATCAGTTCAATAATCTGGCCAATCTGGAAGCGCACTATCGCACGACCGGCCCTGAACTGTGGCAACAAATGGAGGAACAGGTTGACGCAATCGCCGTCGGAGTCGGTTCCGGCGGCACACTAGGCGGCTTGAACCGCTACTTCGCAGAGTTATCGCCGCAGACCGCCTTTATCCTGGCCGACCCCAGCGGATCGATTCTGGCTGACTACCTACAGCGAGGCGAATATGGTGAGGCCGGAAGCTGGCTGGTGGAAGGCATTGGCGAGGATTTCGTGCCTGCACTGGCCGATTTCACTCAGGTCACTCACGCTTACGCGATTGATGATGCCGAATCCTTCCACACTGCTCGGGAACTGCTGCGCAAAGAAGGCGTATTGGCAGGCTCCTCCAGCGGCACCTTACTGGCTGCCGCCCTGCGCTACTGTCGGGCACAAACCGAACCCAAACGGGTCGTTACCTTCGTTTGCGACAGCGGCAATAAATACCTGTCCAAAATGTTCAACGACTATTGGATGATTGAGAAAGGACTTATCACGCGTCCACCACACGGCGATCTGCGCGACCTCATTACCTATCGCCACGATGAAGGTGCCACGGTTTCAGTGTCACCTGACGACACGCTCAGCGTCGTGCATGCCCGTATGCGGCTGTACGACATCTCCCAATTACCCGTCCTGGACAACGATCGCGTCGTCGGCGTGATCGATGAGTGGGATCTGCTTAACAGTCTAAAAAACGATACCCAGCATTTTTCGCTGACCGCACGTGAGGCGATGTCCGATCAAGTCGAGACGCTGCCAAAAGAGGCGTCACCCGACCAACTGTTGGCGATTTTTGATCGGGGATTCGTCGCGGTGATTCTCGACGGCGAACGTTTTCTCGGTTTGATTACGCGCACAGATGTCCTGAACCACTGGCGGCAGATGCTCCGCTAA